Proteins encoded in a region of the Candidatus Moanabacter tarae genome:
- the argH gene encoding Argininosuccinate lyase produces MASKQPTWGGRFASPPSELMQRFSESISFDWRLAPFDVAVSKAHAAMLKKIGLLTSGECKAIRDGLDVVLKGIESGRIHLKPEFEDIHMNIEHALTERVPAAQKLHTARSRNEQVAADMRLFFKSACCELDQVLAQLLRVLLWLAEENFDLLIPGYTHLQRAQPVSVAHYLLAYMEMFQRDQDRIESVAKSANRCPLGAGAVAGSTLPIDRKSIAMELGFIDKQGRPLLSENSMDTVADRDLFIEFASVCALCGLHLSRFAEDLILWSTTEFDFVSLPEAFTTGSSLMPHKKNPDSLELVRGKAARLQGSLQTLYSLLKAQPLTYNRDLQEDKPPVFDSFDQTLLCLEVMCGVLKGLTFKKENCAIAAADPTLLATDIVEILVMEGVPFREAHHMVGQLVALSEKEGVSLKGLDLRKVKRVHPALVGVWSEIFDVSKSLSRRENRGMPGPKQVKRQLARWRRLLR; encoded by the coding sequence ATGGCATCAAAGCAGCCCACATGGGGAGGACGTTTCGCATCGCCGCCGTCGGAACTTATGCAACGTTTTAGCGAATCGATCTCGTTCGATTGGCGGTTAGCACCGTTCGATGTTGCTGTAAGCAAGGCCCATGCCGCAATGTTGAAGAAGATCGGGCTCCTCACTTCTGGCGAGTGCAAGGCCATCCGGGATGGATTGGACGTAGTGCTAAAGGGGATTGAGAGTGGTCGCATCCACCTGAAACCGGAATTTGAAGATATACACATGAATATCGAGCACGCCCTGACTGAGCGTGTGCCGGCAGCGCAAAAACTCCACACCGCTCGTAGCCGTAATGAGCAGGTTGCAGCGGATATGCGTCTCTTTTTTAAATCGGCCTGCTGTGAATTAGATCAGGTCCTCGCGCAGCTTCTTAGGGTGTTACTGTGGTTAGCTGAAGAGAACTTTGACCTCCTGATCCCAGGATACACTCATTTACAGCGAGCCCAGCCTGTTTCTGTTGCGCACTATTTGCTAGCCTATATGGAGATGTTCCAGAGGGATCAAGATCGGATCGAATCGGTTGCGAAGAGTGCTAATCGGTGCCCGCTCGGAGCCGGTGCGGTGGCTGGTTCTACGCTGCCTATTGATCGGAAATCCATTGCTATGGAATTGGGCTTTATCGACAAGCAAGGGCGGCCTCTTCTCTCGGAAAACAGCATGGATACGGTAGCGGACCGTGATCTCTTTATCGAATTTGCTTCGGTCTGTGCGCTTTGTGGATTGCATCTCTCGCGGTTTGCGGAGGATCTCATCCTATGGTCTACGACGGAGTTTGACTTTGTTTCACTGCCTGAGGCTTTTACGACAGGTTCCAGTCTTATGCCTCACAAAAAAAATCCTGATTCTTTGGAACTCGTTCGGGGAAAGGCAGCGCGCTTGCAGGGAAGCCTACAAACCCTATATTCACTTCTTAAGGCTCAACCCCTTACCTATAACCGGGACCTGCAGGAAGATAAACCGCCAGTCTTTGACTCTTTCGATCAGACGCTCCTATGCCTGGAAGTGATGTGCGGAGTCCTCAAAGGTCTTACATTCAAAAAGGAGAACTGCGCCATTGCTGCGGCAGATCCGACTCTTCTTGCCACCGATATCGTCGAGATATTGGTAATGGAAGGAGTTCCGTTTCGTGAGGCCCATCATATGGTGGGTCAACTCGTCGCCCTTTCAGAAAAAGAAGGTGTTTCTCTTAAGGGGCTGGACCTAAGGAAGGTCAAGCGCGTTCATCCCGCATTGGTCGGGGTTTGGAGCGAGATCTTCGATGTCTCTAAGTCGCTAAGTCGACGGGAAAATCGTGGAATGCCTGGACCAAAACAAGTGAAGCGACAGTTAGCCCGCTGGCGGCGATTACTTAGGTAA
- the pyrG gene encoding CTP synthase: MKYVFITGGVVSSLGKGLTTAALGTLLEQRGLNIVLQKFDPYLNVDPGTMNPFQHGEVYVLDDGAETDLDLGHYERFTSGKLSRRNNLTSGQIYESLIAKERRGDYLGQTVQVIPHVTNEIKSHLRSADRDVDVLVTEIGGTVGDIEGLPFLEAMRQFYLEVGRENLIFIHVTLIPYLDAAGELKTKPTQQSVAKLREIGIQPDILVCRTSKALPQELREKLSLFCSVPVKAVIEEQDVEHSIYELPLMLRRENLDGLTAELLGLKGDPQKDNGWDTVVRRLKFPSNRIKIGIVGKYIELQDAYKSVYESLTHGGIQHNCAIDIHKIDSESLEDKNRVNNLLELDGICVPGGFGSRGIEGMISAARLARENKIPYFGLCLGLQIAVIEFARNVIGIENANSTEFDEGTMEPVIDIMEDQKNLEEKGATMRLGAYQCRLTSGSKTQAAYQETIVSERHRHRFEFNNKYQNTFERSGMRVTGTNPKRNLVEIMELQDHPWYIGVQFHPEFQSNPRRAHPLFASFVSASLDRMKAKRSGQIE; the protein is encoded by the coding sequence ATGAAGTATGTTTTCATAACTGGGGGAGTTGTCTCTTCCCTTGGGAAAGGACTCACTACAGCAGCCTTAGGGACCCTTTTGGAGCAGCGCGGTCTTAATATAGTTCTGCAGAAATTCGATCCCTACTTGAATGTTGATCCAGGGACTATGAACCCGTTTCAGCATGGCGAAGTATACGTGCTCGATGACGGCGCTGAGACGGACCTGGACCTGGGGCACTACGAGCGATTTACTTCAGGGAAGCTTTCCCGTCGAAACAACCTAACCTCGGGCCAAATTTACGAATCACTAATTGCGAAAGAAAGAAGAGGCGATTATCTCGGACAAACTGTTCAGGTGATTCCTCATGTTACCAACGAGATTAAGAGTCATCTCCGCTCGGCAGACCGGGACGTTGATGTTTTGGTTACGGAGATTGGTGGCACCGTTGGCGATATTGAAGGACTGCCATTCCTTGAGGCCATGAGACAGTTCTACCTGGAAGTTGGAAGAGAAAATCTCATTTTTATCCACGTTACCCTTATCCCTTACCTCGACGCGGCTGGTGAACTTAAGACCAAGCCCACTCAGCAAAGTGTGGCTAAGTTGCGCGAAATCGGTATCCAACCAGACATCCTGGTTTGTCGCACTTCGAAGGCGCTTCCACAAGAGCTGCGGGAAAAACTGAGTCTGTTCTGCAGCGTGCCGGTAAAGGCAGTAATCGAAGAACAAGATGTTGAGCACTCTATCTATGAGCTACCCCTAATGTTACGACGGGAAAACCTCGACGGTCTCACCGCTGAACTTCTGGGGTTGAAGGGAGATCCACAAAAGGATAACGGATGGGACACAGTTGTACGACGGCTCAAGTTTCCTTCTAATAGGATCAAAATTGGAATTGTTGGGAAATATATAGAACTTCAGGACGCCTATAAGTCGGTCTACGAATCCCTCACCCATGGTGGTATACAACATAACTGCGCTATTGATATTCACAAAATTGATTCGGAATCTCTGGAAGACAAAAATAGGGTAAATAACTTACTCGAGCTTGATGGAATCTGTGTTCCGGGCGGATTTGGATCACGAGGAATTGAGGGAATGATCTCAGCGGCGCGTTTAGCCAGGGAAAATAAAATTCCTTATTTCGGACTTTGTCTTGGTCTTCAGATCGCAGTAATCGAATTCGCCCGGAATGTTATTGGAATCGAAAATGCAAACAGTACCGAATTCGATGAAGGAACGATGGAGCCTGTTATTGATATCATGGAGGACCAGAAAAACCTTGAGGAGAAGGGGGCAACTATGCGGTTGGGTGCATATCAGTGTCGTCTCACTAGCGGGTCAAAGACACAGGCAGCCTATCAGGAGACAATAGTATCGGAACGACACCGCCACCGTTTTGAATTCAATAATAAGTACCAAAACACATTCGAAAGATCCGGGATGCGCGTAACGGGAACCAATCCTAAGCGTAATCTTGTTGAGATCATGGAATTGCAAGACCATCCTTGGTATATCGGAGTGCAGTTTCATCCGGAATTCCAATCCAACCCTCGAAGGGCCCACCCTCTTTTCGCAAGTTTTGTATCTGCCTCTCTCGATCGTATGAAGGCAAAAAGGAGTGGGCAAATCGAGTGA
- the aviRb_2 gene encoding 23S rRNA (uridine(2479)-2'-O)-methyltransferase, producing MGTRKYRPYRKDSDISYTVGVYPTIELLTKRPDLAERVLTSTEIVPSEGYTRIHTLCSKLSLNLEKNDRLIARLCSRKDCHALGIFRKTNPPLVPDSHHILLHRPTGRGNAGTIIRSMAGFGLRNLILIRPAVDLWHPSVIRASMGSLFQIGFRYFDSIEEYFSYAKLPRFVLSKEGKVCLSDLKVKSTSVFIFGNEGEGIPPNTAEGATTVRINQTDGIDSLNLSVAAGITLYSLSRKKMTE from the coding sequence TTGGGAACTCGAAAATATAGACCCTACAGAAAGGATTCCGATATCAGCTACACGGTCGGGGTCTATCCCACGATTGAGTTGCTGACTAAAAGGCCTGATCTGGCGGAACGGGTTCTGACCTCGACGGAAATAGTTCCGAGCGAAGGCTACACCCGCATCCATACTCTTTGTTCTAAACTGTCCCTTAATTTGGAGAAAAACGATCGCTTAATCGCGCGCCTATGCTCAAGAAAAGACTGCCATGCCCTAGGAATTTTTCGTAAAACGAACCCTCCGTTGGTCCCAGATTCTCATCACATTTTGCTCCACCGCCCGACAGGAAGGGGAAATGCGGGAACCATCATAAGAAGTATGGCAGGATTCGGGCTGAGAAACCTTATACTGATACGACCAGCGGTCGATCTTTGGCATCCCAGTGTCATTCGTGCTTCTATGGGTTCCCTCTTCCAGATCGGTTTTCGCTACTTCGACTCGATCGAGGAATATTTCTCCTACGCAAAATTGCCCCGGTTCGTGCTGAGCAAAGAAGGAAAGGTATGTCTTTCGGACCTAAAGGTGAAATCAACATCTGTTTTTATCTTCGGAAACGAAGGAGAGGGAATTCCTCCCAATACCGCGGAAGGGGCCACGACTGTGCGTATAAATCAAACGGATGGGATCGACTCTCTTAACCTGTCCGTTGCAGCCGGTATTACCCTATACTCTCTCTCGAGAAAAAAGATGACAGAATAG
- the rbsK/rbiA_3 gene encoding Bifunctional ribokinase/ribose-5-phosphate isomerase A, with translation MSQLKDRVLFSSENSPAALVVGSVAFDKIITPTQRTERTLGGAASYASIAASYYSPVRLVGVVGHDFDTEVIKRFERRKIDLEGLKRDDSGPTFFWSGQYSEGFSRRKTLETHLNVFERFRPNLPVGYLDTRYILLGNIDPDLQLHVLEQLQGEFFSVADSMDLWIDTKNKELRALIKQIDCLALNDTEAILLTGERNLIKAGRKLLTMGPTMAIIKKGEHGAYLFHPEGLFALPSYPVTMVQDPTGAGDSFAGAFVGYLAAKDKTDFHSVKQAMIYAAVTASLTIEAFSCDALELAGAEEIEQRYIELVNIMRI, from the coding sequence ATGTCACAGTTAAAAGACCGCGTTCTCTTCTCTTCGGAAAATTCGCCAGCAGCCTTAGTTGTTGGGTCGGTGGCTTTTGATAAAATCATCACTCCGACCCAACGTACTGAGCGTACCTTGGGCGGGGCAGCTTCATATGCTAGCATCGCCGCCAGTTATTATTCTCCAGTCCGTTTGGTCGGAGTAGTAGGCCACGATTTTGACACGGAGGTTATAAAACGATTCGAGAGAAGAAAAATCGATTTGGAAGGACTAAAGCGGGATGATTCGGGTCCAACCTTTTTCTGGTCAGGGCAATATAGTGAGGGTTTCTCAAGGCGGAAGACACTTGAAACCCACCTTAACGTTTTCGAAAGATTTAGACCAAATTTACCGGTTGGGTATCTTGATACACGCTACATCTTGCTTGGAAACATTGATCCTGACTTGCAACTTCACGTCTTGGAACAACTCCAGGGAGAATTTTTTTCCGTAGCCGACAGTATGGATCTGTGGATCGATACGAAAAATAAAGAACTAAGAGCCCTCATTAAGCAAATCGACTGTCTGGCCCTAAATGACACCGAGGCAATTCTTCTCACTGGGGAAAGAAACTTAATCAAGGCCGGCAGAAAGCTGCTAACGATGGGCCCGACGATGGCGATTATAAAAAAAGGTGAGCACGGTGCATATCTTTTTCACCCAGAGGGACTCTTTGCACTGCCTTCGTATCCGGTCACAATGGTACAGGATCCAACAGGGGCCGGTGACTCATTTGCAGGGGCCTTCGTCGGCTATCTTGCTGCGAAAGACAAGACCGATTTCCACTCGGTCAAACAAGCAATGATTTATGCCGCCGTTACTGCTAGTCTGACCATTGAAGCCTTCAGTTGCGACGCACTCGAGTTAGCCGGAGCGGAAGAAATCGAGCAGCGGTATATCGAGCTTGTCAATATTATGCGGATATAG
- the proA_7 gene encoding Gamma-glutamyl phosphate reductase, protein MTSAEITIAGHTAMEEEMRIMARSAQMASLELATTPTKNKNAVLTTLADFLHASTDSLLAENSKDLEAGVEAGLSESLLERLTLSPERIEAMAEGVLKVARLQDPVGEELERSRRPNGLEIRKVRVPIGVIGIIYESRPNVTIDCAALCLKSGNASILRGGKEAFHTNGALASLIKKALFKHEVDQSCVQFVATTDRKALNTLLKCDDTVDCIIPRGGESLIRFVTENSLIPVIKHYKGVCCVYVDQEADIELAQKIVVNAKVQRPGVCNAAENLFIHEETAHVMLPKIAGALAQANVELRLDKPAREILHGIEGLRWQPASEEDFYTEYLSMTLAVKIVPTLQAAIEAVNRYGSSHSDAIVTQNEESAKKFLTGVDSATVYWNASTRFTDGFEFGLGAEIGISTDKLHARGPMGLRELTTYKYMIFGSGQLK, encoded by the coding sequence ATGACCTCTGCCGAAATAACCATTGCGGGGCACACTGCTATGGAAGAAGAAATGCGCATTATGGCGAGGAGTGCCCAAATGGCCTCCCTGGAGCTAGCTACTACTCCAACAAAAAACAAGAATGCCGTCCTGACAACCTTGGCAGACTTTCTCCATGCAAGCACCGATTCTCTTCTTGCGGAGAACTCTAAGGATCTAGAAGCAGGCGTCGAAGCAGGACTTTCCGAATCCCTTCTAGAAAGGCTCACCCTCTCACCAGAGAGAATTGAAGCGATGGCGGAAGGCGTCCTGAAAGTTGCCCGGCTTCAAGACCCAGTGGGGGAAGAGTTGGAAAGGAGTCGGAGGCCCAATGGGTTGGAGATCCGGAAAGTTCGAGTGCCAATCGGTGTCATAGGTATCATCTACGAATCAAGACCGAATGTGACAATTGATTGTGCAGCCCTGTGTCTGAAGAGCGGTAATGCCTCAATCTTGCGAGGAGGGAAAGAAGCTTTTCATACCAATGGAGCCCTCGCTAGTCTTATTAAAAAGGCTCTCTTCAAGCATGAGGTCGATCAAAGCTGCGTCCAGTTTGTCGCAACCACCGATCGGAAGGCGCTCAATACATTGCTAAAATGTGACGATACCGTAGATTGCATCATTCCAAGAGGAGGAGAGAGTCTAATTCGATTTGTGACGGAGAACTCTCTTATTCCCGTCATAAAGCATTACAAAGGGGTCTGCTGTGTGTACGTCGACCAGGAAGCTGATATTGAGCTAGCCCAAAAGATTGTGGTGAATGCGAAGGTCCAGCGTCCAGGTGTCTGCAATGCCGCCGAGAATCTCTTTATTCACGAAGAAACGGCTCATGTGATGCTACCTAAAATAGCAGGTGCCCTGGCCCAAGCCAATGTGGAGCTTCGTCTCGATAAGCCCGCCCGTGAGATCCTACACGGAATCGAGGGTCTACGCTGGCAGCCTGCTTCAGAGGAGGATTTTTACACCGAATATCTAAGCATGACACTGGCGGTAAAGATCGTCCCTACTCTACAGGCTGCTATCGAAGCAGTTAACCGATACGGAAGTAGTCACAGTGACGCCATTGTCACTCAGAACGAGGAATCAGCGAAAAAGTTTCTTACTGGGGTCGATTCAGCGACTGTGTATTGGAATGCAAGCACCCGATTTACAGATGGATTCGAATTTGGGCTAGGCGCAGAAATCGGAATCTCAACGGACAAACTCCACGCCCGTGGTCCCATGGGGCTCCGCGAGCTAACAACTTACAAGTACATGATCTTCGGATCAGGACAACTCAAATAG
- the nadC_2 gene encoding Nicotinate-nucleotide pyrophosphorylase [carboxylating], which translates to MSTNSIESQRFHDQLLRLLRWEDLDEEYIRQLITLAKEEDLEGAGLEAIPPSPGDVTTSAIATDETKRAQIVASEELVICGLPLVPLILDAYGTDQDFEALVEEGVPMREGEVLAEFSGSATSIITAERVILNFLGHLSGIATNTARFVEELHWSTTKLIDNRNSVPGLRVLEKYAVAQGGGWNHRVGLFDRIVISEKHFCQSHTVATERFANAVDRARHCYPNLPVEVELHCLDQIPAIVESGVEVIRLLNFSLCDLTKAVELIGNAAFSEASGPYCLQDISQLSNIGLDFVSCSTVINQSARKEMNLIWCD; encoded by the coding sequence ATGTCTACCAATAGCATTGAAAGCCAAAGGTTTCACGATCAGCTCCTCCGTCTTTTGCGATGGGAAGATCTCGACGAAGAATATATCCGTCAACTAATTACGCTTGCGAAGGAAGAGGATCTAGAAGGTGCCGGCCTTGAAGCTATCCCGCCTTCTCCTGGCGATGTCACAACCAGTGCCATTGCTACTGACGAAACAAAACGAGCGCAAATCGTGGCTTCCGAGGAACTCGTGATCTGCGGACTACCATTAGTCCCCCTAATTTTGGATGCCTACGGAACAGACCAAGACTTCGAAGCTCTGGTGGAAGAGGGGGTCCCAATGCGGGAAGGGGAAGTTCTTGCTGAGTTTTCGGGCTCGGCCACGTCGATCATCACCGCCGAACGCGTAATTTTGAACTTCTTGGGACACCTCTCCGGTATCGCGACGAACACAGCCAGATTTGTGGAGGAGTTGCACTGGAGTACCACCAAGTTGATCGATAATCGGAATTCTGTGCCTGGCCTCCGAGTCCTGGAGAAATATGCCGTAGCACAGGGGGGAGGGTGGAATCATAGAGTCGGTCTTTTTGATCGAATAGTGATCAGCGAAAAGCATTTTTGCCAAAGCCACACTGTCGCTACCGAGCGATTCGCCAACGCAGTTGACAGAGCACGTCATTGTTATCCAAATCTCCCTGTTGAAGTGGAGCTGCATTGTCTAGATCAGATACCCGCAATCGTAGAGAGTGGAGTCGAAGTTATACGATTGCTTAATTTTTCTCTGTGCGACCTAACTAAGGCAGTGGAGTTGATCGGAAACGCAGCCTTCAGTGAAGCGAGTGGTCCGTACTGTCTTCAGGATATATCGCAACTCTCTAATATTGGACTCGACTTTGTCTCTTGTAGCACCGTCATCAATCAAAGCGCTCGGAAAGAGATGAATCTTATCTGGTGCGACTAA
- the birA gene encoding Bifunctional ligase/repressor BirA: protein MTQNFLKQSLYNSRISESETIDASRIRNHLRITGCNIPILHFPEVDSTNLEVPRQLDMGRSPPFAILASKQQSGRGRLGRRWHSPEEGNCYLSFAFTPDAAPDKLQKLTCWIGLEICRLLRDECKIPVHMKWPNDLKVGHRKIGGMLCESRTEGGKLLYLVFGVGINVNCRCSQWPPPIKEIATSLAEEAGKQLALNHFIAMLVIRVIQAWQQFGTGELSETDPLCL, encoded by the coding sequence ATGACGCAAAACTTCTTAAAACAGTCCTTATATAACTCTCGAATTAGTGAGTCAGAGACAATTGACGCTTCCCGCATCAGGAACCACCTGCGAATCACGGGGTGCAATATTCCGATTCTTCACTTCCCTGAAGTTGATAGCACAAATCTTGAAGTCCCGCGGCAACTTGATATGGGGCGATCACCTCCCTTTGCCATCCTGGCATCCAAGCAACAGTCTGGACGGGGAAGGCTGGGAAGACGCTGGCACAGCCCGGAAGAAGGAAACTGTTACCTGAGCTTTGCCTTTACTCCTGATGCCGCGCCAGACAAACTTCAAAAACTCACCTGCTGGATTGGCCTCGAAATTTGTCGTCTCCTTCGAGACGAGTGTAAGATCCCGGTTCATATGAAATGGCCAAACGATCTTAAAGTAGGCCATCGAAAGATCGGAGGGATGCTGTGCGAAAGCCGGACCGAAGGGGGAAAGCTACTCTATCTCGTTTTTGGGGTTGGGATTAATGTTAATTGCCGCTGCTCGCAGTGGCCCCCGCCAATAAAGGAAATCGCCACTTCTCTGGCCGAGGAGGCAGGAAAACAGCTGGCCCTAAATCATTTTATTGCCATGCTTGTAATCAGAGTCATACAGGCTTGGCAACAGTTCGGGACAGGAGAATTATCCGAAACAGATCCTTTATGCCTTTAA
- the coaX gene encoding Type III pantothenate kinase: MRVFTVNINNTNTQFGTVQNNRLVERKSISTTLLDNPERGIRQILHSVLKSNPKPDGLCYSSVVPKSTCLFKEAMDNAKWNLPAIQLTYRNCPLKLNFPKPEEIGQDRLANAIAAEYLYQVPAVVIDMGTAVTFDIVSSRGYEGGLIAPGLDLMTRYLNEQTALLPKLDPDDLIVSAGIGKSTLEAMKLGCVIGMEGMIRALLLRVRKELNRLGEGKPTVIATGGSVGVLPKKWLPDITFNPDIALIGLARAYQVLKV; the protein is encoded by the coding sequence ATGCGCGTCTTTACGGTTAACATTAATAACACGAATACTCAATTCGGTACCGTCCAAAACAATCGGTTGGTCGAGCGTAAAAGCATTTCGACGACCCTCTTGGACAACCCGGAAAGGGGCATTCGGCAAATTTTGCATTCTGTGCTTAAATCGAACCCAAAGCCGGATGGGCTTTGTTACAGTTCTGTAGTGCCTAAGAGTACTTGCTTGTTTAAAGAAGCAATGGATAACGCGAAGTGGAATTTACCGGCCATCCAGCTCACTTATAGGAATTGCCCCCTAAAGCTGAATTTCCCCAAACCAGAGGAAATTGGACAGGACCGACTAGCCAATGCCATTGCAGCTGAATATCTCTACCAGGTACCAGCAGTCGTTATCGATATGGGAACTGCGGTCACCTTTGATATCGTCTCAAGTCGGGGTTACGAAGGGGGCTTAATCGCGCCTGGACTCGATTTGATGACACGGTACCTTAACGAGCAAACGGCCTTGCTTCCCAAACTTGATCCTGACGATTTGATTGTTTCAGCCGGTATTGGGAAATCAACTCTTGAGGCAATGAAACTGGGTTGCGTAATTGGTATGGAAGGTATGATTCGGGCCCTGCTCTTGCGTGTGAGAAAGGAATTGAACCGTCTAGGCGAAGGCAAGCCCACTGTAATTGCAACTGGAGGGAGCGTTGGTGTCCTACCCAAAAAATGGCTACCTGATATCACCTTTAATCCCGACATTGCGTTGATTGGTCTCGCCAGAGCCTATCAGGTTTTGAAAGTATGA
- the natA gene encoding ABC transporter ATP-binding protein NatA, translating to MSGPCLKIEADKLTKQYGKVAAIRDVSFTVSDGEIVGFLGPNGSGKSTTLRILCGLIPASSGVAKICGIPVASHPEEIKSRIGYMTENNPLPADMRVIEYLDFRSRLKGVRGKDRKKKIEEVMALCELNRTHRRQIIGTLSKGYRQRVGIADAILGEPEVIIMDEPTIGLDPHQVLAIRELIDTLRGNMSVVISSHILAEVELSCDRIIIINQGRIVADGNADQLRNEFANSAKYILSVAGDFTGLLASIKELDSCFHDFTQKEIRKDGSWEIVFESSSREDLSGRIMRTISRYPEARVRSLVRSESSLEDIFLAATKRSWDETL from the coding sequence ATGAGTGGTCCATGTCTAAAGATTGAAGCAGACAAGCTCACCAAGCAATACGGCAAGGTCGCTGCTATTAGAGATGTTTCCTTTACTGTATCCGATGGTGAAATCGTTGGCTTTCTCGGGCCTAATGGTTCCGGGAAGAGCACCACATTGCGTATTCTCTGCGGCTTAATACCTGCATCATCCGGAGTAGCAAAAATCTGTGGAATCCCAGTAGCCAGTCATCCTGAGGAAATAAAAAGTCGCATCGGATACATGACAGAAAACAATCCCCTTCCTGCAGATATGCGAGTAATTGAATATCTCGATTTTCGGAGTCGCCTAAAAGGTGTAAGAGGGAAAGATCGGAAGAAGAAAATCGAGGAGGTGATGGCTCTCTGTGAGCTGAATAGAACCCACCGAAGGCAGATAATTGGCACTCTATCAAAAGGTTACCGGCAGCGAGTCGGAATCGCAGATGCGATTCTAGGGGAACCAGAAGTAATCATTATGGACGAACCTACGATCGGGTTGGATCCCCATCAGGTCCTAGCTATTCGGGAACTAATCGATACCCTTAGAGGAAATATGAGTGTCGTCATTTCAAGCCATATCTTAGCGGAAGTAGAGCTCTCCTGCGACCGCATTATTATAATCAACCAAGGTCGGATCGTAGCCGATGGGAACGCAGACCAGCTGCGAAATGAATTCGCCAACAGCGCAAAGTATATCCTCTCTGTAGCCGGAGACTTTACCGGGCTCCTTGCCTCGATCAAGGAACTCGATTCTTGTTTCCATGACTTCACTCAGAAAGAAATTCGGAAAGACGGAAGCTGGGAAATTGTTTTCGAATCCTCTTCTAGGGAGGATCTCTCAGGGAGAATAATGAGAACAATTTCCCGCTACCCTGAAGCTCGAGTTCGGTCTTTAGTCCGTTCTGAATCGAGCCTGGAGGATATCTTTCTTGCAGCAACAAAGAGAAGTTGGGACGAAACACTGTGA
- the nfo_2 gene encoding Endonuclease 4: MKNPKQKHRELMSNIQHAVGAHCSIAGGHDKALELGKELGCEVVQIFTKNNMQWSAKAIEQTTLSNFSRAKKKTGINRIFAHAGYLINLASVDRGNLQKSRQALLDELERCSLLELPFIVLHPGAHMGAGERKGLHRVVQSINWILERYEGNTQIALESTAGQGTVLGAETSHLAYIIKHSQQPNRLAICLDTCHLFAAGYDVRKKTNIESYLKHFRQHLSWEKVLCLHLNDSKGALGQHLDRHEVLGRGQIGWPCFETILTHPAFAPISLCLETPKGKNNINDRESLTQLKRLRPQ; the protein is encoded by the coding sequence ATGAAGAACCCTAAGCAGAAACACCGTGAACTCATGTCGAATATCCAACATGCCGTAGGAGCTCACTGCTCTATAGCTGGCGGCCACGATAAAGCCCTCGAATTAGGAAAGGAATTGGGCTGCGAAGTTGTTCAGATTTTTACAAAGAACAATATGCAATGGTCAGCCAAAGCGATCGAACAAACAACTCTTTCCAATTTCTCCCGAGCAAAGAAGAAAACCGGCATTAATCGCATCTTTGCCCACGCCGGATACCTTATCAACCTCGCCTCCGTAGATCGTGGAAATTTACAAAAGTCCCGGCAGGCACTCCTTGACGAACTCGAGCGCTGCTCCCTCCTAGAACTGCCTTTCATCGTGCTCCACCCCGGCGCCCACATGGGTGCTGGGGAAAGAAAGGGCTTGCACCGAGTCGTCCAATCAATCAACTGGATTCTGGAACGTTACGAGGGGAACACCCAAATTGCTCTTGAATCGACTGCAGGTCAAGGTACGGTACTGGGAGCCGAAACATCCCACCTCGCTTACATTATAAAGCATTCGCAACAACCAAATCGGCTCGCCATCTGTCTAGATACCTGCCATCTCTTCGCAGCCGGATACGATGTGAGAAAAAAGACTAACATCGAATCCTACTTAAAGCACTTTAGGCAGCATCTCTCTTGGGAAAAGGTTCTTTGTCTCCATCTCAATGACAGCAAGGGAGCCCTTGGTCAGCATCTCGATCGGCATGAAGTCCTCGGTCGCGGGCAAATCGGTTGGCCTTGTTTTGAAACCATATTAACCCACCCTGCTTTTGCCCCAATTTCTCTCTGCCTGGAAACGCCTAAGGGCAAAAACAACATCAATGACCGGGAAAGCCTCACTCAACTGAAACGTCTTAGACCGCAATAA